A region of Anticarsia gemmatalis isolate Benzon Research Colony breed Stoneville strain chromosome 18, ilAntGemm2 primary, whole genome shotgun sequence DNA encodes the following proteins:
- the LOC142980640 gene encoding uncharacterized protein LOC142980640 isoform X2 → MDLLKFGLFAFIWILYVSKTNGSDDEGLQDNVNSEPEDLTLSENIDSRKNLQTNEGFRESWLRVQKLRKELNGNVYGEDNTDDDVYEALSTENPTVITNDVRDPPLRAFGNVNPVDQQVNDQAISNPVSEDGIFFLKNPAPQNIDPNASEFSNNEAESETQNDDGILFYKDLAAQNSPENGQLNVESPPEPENEDEIFFLKTLFGHNDNPNESSQDGPTLDRDDTEQQQINDEPSGQNTAEISSSQNQDTDFPYTIEYDEYGTDGIQLPKVVKSSDDRISHSDSDNSYRNGIFRPLLNRSYDLTVQGLDQISNNSNQEISDNVRSVLNHVPHDLPTNNNHDNLFESSQKQHINHHIKNHHKGNAPHQLNHETANVFKLQPGDLNVAASEALQNQHHVHNHYNKNLISTLLNSFSIKNILQKGFDYIRKQIMNSPCSIKSEKSDKFLGILMMILSELTDREKLANMQMSDVTDLIGILIEFVKGVIFPGPKTEPDYMSTLPLGGRPHNHHKFVPLPSKADFGPPVVNLNQPIYNNDAGQPGPVPEAHSLSHLQSHAPPNTDLNPQLYDHANYFENNNNLGSNPYKAFGVGNEQNNGLIELNNEYGDNNSDLKPDITDELAEKLPYHFNSPEMANNNKGLLDNSNGLLETNKNSGNGDIYLPSIIPDLYQPSKVINKLNPGSDSNDNIPQTDSIKSPNFSILPHHRGDNNIISHAIVNLQSKHIHVKPIITGLGKPNLSDQQPAISDQPSGALSPYDDYREVDVKPEQNVLDESQIQDLAFGKLPKFSYLVDENNDYIDKTRLDSNKKDIDAYIKANIDSNEHHVSHHALESGIRYDDISKPTPFVFKLPRPKWNKTKNYQTQKQQKQKIHKKTNLYYNFKPNEFDRNSASNSLPELSGYASVIARQPNLYNDAYLSRFQIDGGWDKPKGLNQYGSTDSLNDNYGHVTHHWIAHHPARKDWNIYGQITENVPLPHNHESLYNNEGLYPNNNLYPNLNYDKNPVDLSPNAAHIWFLKPNWNYHGATHHYDHDLPAKHSHHHNHGNSIHNAQHDVSSIYDKIPIFDYYNNPKVNQIQFDHKKLLNDVVHLINENTDKRPRLNSVKLDGSDYTYESPLELKDFEAATKDYFAKGLNNQQRIFGHDAELPQFLKNSNNKRPAKPYKDRRLPRVKVIKSQGTKVKLDIKAFLRDLQSNSNQQNAAVQQD, encoded by the exons ATGGATCTCCTGAAGTTTGGATTATTTGCATTTATCTGG ATATTATATGTATCGAAAACAAATGGATCTGATGACGAGGGACTTCAAGATAATG TTAATTCAGAACCCGAGGACTTAACGTTATCCGAAAATATCGATTCAAGGAAGAATCTGCAAACAAACGAGGGATTTAGAGAGTCGTGGTTGAGAGTACAAAAATTACGAAAAGAATTGAATGGAAACGTTTATGGCGAAGATAATACTGATGACGATGTGTACGAAGCGCTTTCTACGGAAAACCCGACAGTTATAACAAACGACGTAAGAGACCCACCATTAAGAGCTTTTGGTAATGTAAATCCTGTTGATCAGCAAGTTAATGACCAAGCAATATCAAATCCAGTGAGTGAAGATGGaattttctttctaaaaaatCCTGCGCCACAAAATATTGATCCTAATGCAAGTGAATTCTCGAACAATGAAGCTGAGTCTGAAACACAGAATGATGATGGAATACTTTTCTACAAAGATCTTGCTGCGCAAAATAGTCCCGAAAATGGACAGCTCAATGTCGAATCTCCACCAGAACCAGAAAATGAGGatgaaatattctttttaaaaacactttttggACACAATGATAACCCCAACGAAAGTAGCCAGGATGGACCAACTCTTGACCGTG ATGATACGGAGCAACAACAAATCAATGATGAGCCAAGTGGACAAAATACTGCAGAAATAAGTTCTTCTCAGAACCAAGATACGGATTTTCCATATACAATTGAATACGACGAATATGGTACAGATGGAATACAACTACCAAAAGTTGTAAAATCAAGTGACGATCGAATCTCCCACAGTGACAGTGATAATAGTTATAGAAATGGTATATTTAGGCCCCTACTAAACAGGTCATACGATCTAACAGTACAAGGTTTAGATCAAATTAGTAACAACAGTAATCAGGAAATATCCGATAATGTACGAAGTGTACTAAATCATGTCCCCCATGACTTGCCAACTAATAATAATCATGATAATCTTTTTGAGAGTAGCCAAAAGCAACATATTAATCACCATATCAAAAATCATCATAAAGGAAACGCGCCGCACCAATTAAATCATGAAACAGCAAATGTATTTAAACTGCAACCGGGCGATTTAAATGTTGCTGCTTCTGAAGCTTTGCAAAACCAACATCACGTGcacaatcattataataaaaatttgatCTCAACATTACTAAActctttttcaattaaaaacatattgcaAAAGGGATTCGATTATATCCGCAAGCAGATTATGAATTCACCGTGTTCTATTAAAAGCGAGAAATCGGATAAATTTCTAGGAATTCTTATGATGATATTATCTGAGTTGACGGATCGTGAAAAATTAGCAAATATGCAAATGAGCGATGTAACTGATTTGATAGGTATCTTGATCGAATTTGTTAAAGGCGTTATCTTCCCTGGTCCGAAAACAGAACCTGACTATATGTCAACATTACCTCTTGGCGGCCGTCCTCATAATCATCATAAATTTGTACCATTACCATCCAAAGCTGATTTCGGTCCACCAGTGGTTAATCTAAATCAACCTATATACAACAATGATGCCGGGCAACCAGGTCCCGTGCCGGAAGCTCATTCATTATCGCATCTACAATCCCACGCGCCACCAAACACTGATTTGAACCCCCAATTATACGACCACGCTAATTATTTTGAGAACAATAACAATCTTGGGAGCAATCCTTACAAGGCTTTTGGGGTCggaaatgaacaaaataatggATTGATCGAATTAAATAACGAATATGGTGATAATAATAGTGATTTAAAACCTGATATAACAGACGAACTTGCTGAAAAATTACCGTATCACTTCAATTCACCTGAAATGGCAAACAATAATAAAGGTCTATTAGATAACAGCAATGGCTTATTGGAAACCAACAAAAATTCTGGAAACGGTGATATTTACCTGCCATCAATTATACCAGATCTTTATCAACCATCTAAggttataaacaaattgaacCCTGGAAGTGACAGCAATGACAATATACCTCAAACGGATTCTATTAAATCTCCGAATTTTTCAATCCTGCCTCACCACCGtggtgataataatataatttcacatGCAATCGTTAATCTTCAAAGTAAGCATATCCACGTGAAGCCAATAATAACAGGCTTGGGTAAGCCAAATCTGTCCGATCAACAGCCCGCAATATCTGATCAGCCGAGTGGTGCATTGTCTCCGTATGATGATTACAGAGAGGTAGACGTGAAACCAGAACAAAATGTGTTAGATGAGTCTCAGATACAAGATCTAGCTTTTGGGAAACTACCAAAGTTTAGCTACTTGGTAGATGAAAACAACGATTACATTGATAAAACTCGTTTAGATTCAAATAAAAAGGATATTGACGCCTACATAAAGGCAAACATAGATTCAAACGAACACCACGTCTCTCATCATGCACTTGAAAGTGGAATACGTTATGATGATATTTCAAAACCTACACCTTTCGTATTTAAACTCCCAAGACCTAAGTGGAATAAGACTAAAAACTATCAAAcccaaaaacaacaaaaacaaaaaattcataagaaaacaaatctatactacAACTTTAAACCAAATGAATTTGATCGGAATAGCGCAAGTAATAGTCTACCAGAATTGAGCGGTTACGCATCTGTGATTGCTCGGCAGCCTAATCTGTACAATGACGCCTATCTTTCAAGATTCCAAATAGACGGAGGTTGGGATAAACCCAAAGGATTAAATCAATATGGAAGCACCGATTCGCTAAATGATAATTATGGACATGTAACTCATCATTGGATTGCTCATCATCCAGCACGTAAAGACTGGAATATATACGGCCAAATAACTGAAAATGTACCTCTGCCTCATAATCATGAATCACTTTACAACAATGAAGGCTTATATCCGAACAACAATCTCTATCCAAATCTTAATTATGACAAAAATCCTGTAGACTTATCACCTAACGCAGCACACATTTGGTTTTTGAAACCAAATTGGAATTATCATGGAGCAACGCATCATTATGATCATGATCTTCCTGCAAAACACAGTCACCATCACAATCATGGTAATTCAATTCATAATGCACAGCACGATGTATCTAGTATCTATgataaaataccaatatttgattattataataatcctaAAGTTAATCAAATTCAATTCGATCATAAGAAACTTCTAAATGATGTCGTTCATCTTATAAATGAGAACACTGATAAGCGACCCAGACTGAACAGTGTGAAACTAGATGGGAGTGACTATACTTACGAATCACCACTAGAGTTAAAAGATTTTGAAGCTGCAACGAAAGATTACTTTGCAAAAGGACTAAACAATCAACAAAGAATATTTGGTCACGATGCGGAATTACCACAGTTTCTTAAGAACAGCAACAATAAAAGACCTGCAAAGCCTTACAAGGATCGACGTTTACCACGGGTGAAGGTTATCAAATCTCAGGGTACAAAAGTTAAACTAGATATTAAAGCTTTCTTAAGAGATTTGCAATCTAATTCGAATCAGCAGAATGCAGCTGTCCAACAGGACTAA
- the LOC142980640 gene encoding uncharacterized protein LOC142980640 isoform X1 — MDLLKFGLFAFIWILYVSKTNGSDDEGLQDNVNSEPEDLTLSENIDSRKNLQTNEGFRESWLRVQKLRKELNGNVYGEDNTDDDVYEALSTENPTVITNDVRDPPLRAFGNVNPVDQQVNDQAISNPVSEDGIFFLKNPAPQNIDPNASEFSNNEAESETQNDDGILFYKDLAAQNSPENGQLNVESPPEPENEDEIFFLKTLFGHNDNPNESSQDGPTLDRGNNVEYLTSENNANVNALRHDIHRKVDPDDKSVIHIMQVVGKPDQENINNILLALANGQASNNDYQLPINKLSPNYNKYIIILPTDVKTNQPKQTFPRFNHNTVKEPNYTDYDDYSTVFPGFKFDYFSQDNIKRNLELKRDKCKDLLRNTLQYAVPDDTEQQQINDEPSGQNTAEISSSQNQDTDFPYTIEYDEYGTDGIQLPKVVKSSDDRISHSDSDNSYRNGIFRPLLNRSYDLTVQGLDQISNNSNQEISDNVRSVLNHVPHDLPTNNNHDNLFESSQKQHINHHIKNHHKGNAPHQLNHETANVFKLQPGDLNVAASEALQNQHHVHNHYNKNLISTLLNSFSIKNILQKGFDYIRKQIMNSPCSIKSEKSDKFLGILMMILSELTDREKLANMQMSDVTDLIGILIEFVKGVIFPGPKTEPDYMSTLPLGGRPHNHHKFVPLPSKADFGPPVVNLNQPIYNNDAGQPGPVPEAHSLSHLQSHAPPNTDLNPQLYDHANYFENNNNLGSNPYKAFGVGNEQNNGLIELNNEYGDNNSDLKPDITDELAEKLPYHFNSPEMANNNKGLLDNSNGLLETNKNSGNGDIYLPSIIPDLYQPSKVINKLNPGSDSNDNIPQTDSIKSPNFSILPHHRGDNNIISHAIVNLQSKHIHVKPIITGLGKPNLSDQQPAISDQPSGALSPYDDYREVDVKPEQNVLDESQIQDLAFGKLPKFSYLVDENNDYIDKTRLDSNKKDIDAYIKANIDSNEHHVSHHALESGIRYDDISKPTPFVFKLPRPKWNKTKNYQTQKQQKQKIHKKTNLYYNFKPNEFDRNSASNSLPELSGYASVIARQPNLYNDAYLSRFQIDGGWDKPKGLNQYGSTDSLNDNYGHVTHHWIAHHPARKDWNIYGQITENVPLPHNHESLYNNEGLYPNNNLYPNLNYDKNPVDLSPNAAHIWFLKPNWNYHGATHHYDHDLPAKHSHHHNHGNSIHNAQHDVSSIYDKIPIFDYYNNPKVNQIQFDHKKLLNDVVHLINENTDKRPRLNSVKLDGSDYTYESPLELKDFEAATKDYFAKGLNNQQRIFGHDAELPQFLKNSNNKRPAKPYKDRRLPRVKVIKSQGTKVKLDIKAFLRDLQSNSNQQNAAVQQD, encoded by the exons ATGGATCTCCTGAAGTTTGGATTATTTGCATTTATCTGG ATATTATATGTATCGAAAACAAATGGATCTGATGACGAGGGACTTCAAGATAATG TTAATTCAGAACCCGAGGACTTAACGTTATCCGAAAATATCGATTCAAGGAAGAATCTGCAAACAAACGAGGGATTTAGAGAGTCGTGGTTGAGAGTACAAAAATTACGAAAAGAATTGAATGGAAACGTTTATGGCGAAGATAATACTGATGACGATGTGTACGAAGCGCTTTCTACGGAAAACCCGACAGTTATAACAAACGACGTAAGAGACCCACCATTAAGAGCTTTTGGTAATGTAAATCCTGTTGATCAGCAAGTTAATGACCAAGCAATATCAAATCCAGTGAGTGAAGATGGaattttctttctaaaaaatCCTGCGCCACAAAATATTGATCCTAATGCAAGTGAATTCTCGAACAATGAAGCTGAGTCTGAAACACAGAATGATGATGGAATACTTTTCTACAAAGATCTTGCTGCGCAAAATAGTCCCGAAAATGGACAGCTCAATGTCGAATCTCCACCAGAACCAGAAAATGAGGatgaaatattctttttaaaaacactttttggACACAATGATAACCCCAACGAAAGTAGCCAGGATGGACCAACTCTTGACCGTGGTAATAATGTTGAATACTTGACATCTGAAAACAATGCTAATGTAAATGCGCTAAGGCATGATATTCATCGTAAAGTTGACCCAGACGACAAATCTGTGATTCACATTATGCAGGTTGTCGGAAAACCGGACcaagaaaatattaacaatattctTCTTGCTTTAGCCAACGGGCAAGCTTCAAATAATGACTACCAATTGcctataaacaaattaagtccaaattataacaaatatataataattttaccaaCAGACGTAAAAACCAACCAGCCGAAACAAACCTTCCCCCGTTTTAACCATAATACTGTAAAAGAACCTAATTACACCGATTACGATGATTATAGCACAGTATTTCCTGGGtttaaatttgattatttttcacaagacaatataaaaagaaacttaGAATTGAAGAGAGACAAATGTAAAGATTTATTACGTAATACTCTGCAATATGCTGTTCCAGATGATACGGAGCAACAACAAATCAATGATGAGCCAAGTGGACAAAATACTGCAGAAATAAGTTCTTCTCAGAACCAAGATACGGATTTTCCATATACAATTGAATACGACGAATATGGTACAGATGGAATACAACTACCAAAAGTTGTAAAATCAAGTGACGATCGAATCTCCCACAGTGACAGTGATAATAGTTATAGAAATGGTATATTTAGGCCCCTACTAAACAGGTCATACGATCTAACAGTACAAGGTTTAGATCAAATTAGTAACAACAGTAATCAGGAAATATCCGATAATGTACGAAGTGTACTAAATCATGTCCCCCATGACTTGCCAACTAATAATAATCATGATAATCTTTTTGAGAGTAGCCAAAAGCAACATATTAATCACCATATCAAAAATCATCATAAAGGAAACGCGCCGCACCAATTAAATCATGAAACAGCAAATGTATTTAAACTGCAACCGGGCGATTTAAATGTTGCTGCTTCTGAAGCTTTGCAAAACCAACATCACGTGcacaatcattataataaaaatttgatCTCAACATTACTAAActctttttcaattaaaaacatattgcaAAAGGGATTCGATTATATCCGCAAGCAGATTATGAATTCACCGTGTTCTATTAAAAGCGAGAAATCGGATAAATTTCTAGGAATTCTTATGATGATATTATCTGAGTTGACGGATCGTGAAAAATTAGCAAATATGCAAATGAGCGATGTAACTGATTTGATAGGTATCTTGATCGAATTTGTTAAAGGCGTTATCTTCCCTGGTCCGAAAACAGAACCTGACTATATGTCAACATTACCTCTTGGCGGCCGTCCTCATAATCATCATAAATTTGTACCATTACCATCCAAAGCTGATTTCGGTCCACCAGTGGTTAATCTAAATCAACCTATATACAACAATGATGCCGGGCAACCAGGTCCCGTGCCGGAAGCTCATTCATTATCGCATCTACAATCCCACGCGCCACCAAACACTGATTTGAACCCCCAATTATACGACCACGCTAATTATTTTGAGAACAATAACAATCTTGGGAGCAATCCTTACAAGGCTTTTGGGGTCggaaatgaacaaaataatggATTGATCGAATTAAATAACGAATATGGTGATAATAATAGTGATTTAAAACCTGATATAACAGACGAACTTGCTGAAAAATTACCGTATCACTTCAATTCACCTGAAATGGCAAACAATAATAAAGGTCTATTAGATAACAGCAATGGCTTATTGGAAACCAACAAAAATTCTGGAAACGGTGATATTTACCTGCCATCAATTATACCAGATCTTTATCAACCATCTAAggttataaacaaattgaacCCTGGAAGTGACAGCAATGACAATATACCTCAAACGGATTCTATTAAATCTCCGAATTTTTCAATCCTGCCTCACCACCGtggtgataataatataatttcacatGCAATCGTTAATCTTCAAAGTAAGCATATCCACGTGAAGCCAATAATAACAGGCTTGGGTAAGCCAAATCTGTCCGATCAACAGCCCGCAATATCTGATCAGCCGAGTGGTGCATTGTCTCCGTATGATGATTACAGAGAGGTAGACGTGAAACCAGAACAAAATGTGTTAGATGAGTCTCAGATACAAGATCTAGCTTTTGGGAAACTACCAAAGTTTAGCTACTTGGTAGATGAAAACAACGATTACATTGATAAAACTCGTTTAGATTCAAATAAAAAGGATATTGACGCCTACATAAAGGCAAACATAGATTCAAACGAACACCACGTCTCTCATCATGCACTTGAAAGTGGAATACGTTATGATGATATTTCAAAACCTACACCTTTCGTATTTAAACTCCCAAGACCTAAGTGGAATAAGACTAAAAACTATCAAAcccaaaaacaacaaaaacaaaaaattcataagaaaacaaatctatactacAACTTTAAACCAAATGAATTTGATCGGAATAGCGCAAGTAATAGTCTACCAGAATTGAGCGGTTACGCATCTGTGATTGCTCGGCAGCCTAATCTGTACAATGACGCCTATCTTTCAAGATTCCAAATAGACGGAGGTTGGGATAAACCCAAAGGATTAAATCAATATGGAAGCACCGATTCGCTAAATGATAATTATGGACATGTAACTCATCATTGGATTGCTCATCATCCAGCACGTAAAGACTGGAATATATACGGCCAAATAACTGAAAATGTACCTCTGCCTCATAATCATGAATCACTTTACAACAATGAAGGCTTATATCCGAACAACAATCTCTATCCAAATCTTAATTATGACAAAAATCCTGTAGACTTATCACCTAACGCAGCACACATTTGGTTTTTGAAACCAAATTGGAATTATCATGGAGCAACGCATCATTATGATCATGATCTTCCTGCAAAACACAGTCACCATCACAATCATGGTAATTCAATTCATAATGCACAGCACGATGTATCTAGTATCTATgataaaataccaatatttgattattataataatcctaAAGTTAATCAAATTCAATTCGATCATAAGAAACTTCTAAATGATGTCGTTCATCTTATAAATGAGAACACTGATAAGCGACCCAGACTGAACAGTGTGAAACTAGATGGGAGTGACTATACTTACGAATCACCACTAGAGTTAAAAGATTTTGAAGCTGCAACGAAAGATTACTTTGCAAAAGGACTAAACAATCAACAAAGAATATTTGGTCACGATGCGGAATTACCACAGTTTCTTAAGAACAGCAACAATAAAAGACCTGCAAAGCCTTACAAGGATCGACGTTTACCACGGGTGAAGGTTATCAAATCTCAGGGTACAAAAGTTAAACTAGATATTAAAGCTTTCTTAAGAGATTTGCAATCTAATTCGAATCAGCAGAATGCAGCTGTCCAACAGGACTAA